In Melopsittacus undulatus isolate bMelUnd1 chromosome 6, bMelUnd1.mat.Z, whole genome shotgun sequence, the following proteins share a genomic window:
- the CCDC195 gene encoding putative coiled-coil domain-containing protein 195, with amino-acid sequence MEGNAHLLQVICKMRSQINKLERENRALRGELQVCGQRAVAPETEAAGGGGNGNVRSLTDDDGEGPGGSPASLHENVVAGPAPAPKEQRDTTMTVRRYSAAPLAPAPASTRSHWVSKTPPNSGLSDVPPAPPAAAQLSRGEEKGLEKTAANCLSYSHSSKMKLCQEHIYKCRGKIKAVTFLLPMDMSSYAEKQDALKSPQNQNTKQLTTIAEKDM; translated from the exons ATGGAGGGAAATGCACACCTCCTGCAGGTCATCTGCAAGATGCGTTCCCAAATCAACAAGCTGGAGAGGGAAAACAGGGCCCTGAGGGGAGAGCTGCAGGTCTGTGGGCAGAGAGCTGTGGCACCGGAgacagaggcagcaggaggaggtgggaaCGGCAACGTGAGGAGTCTCACCGATGATGATGGGGAAGGACCAGGTggctctccagcatccctgcatgaAAACGTCGTGGCtggtcctgctccagcaccaaaGGAGCAGAGAG ATACCACCATGACCGTGCGGCGCTACTCTGCTGCCCCACTAGCAcctgctcctgccagcacaAGGTCTCACTGGGTCAGCAAGACACCTCCAAACAGTGGTCTCTCGGATGTGCCAccagcccctcctgctgcagcacagctctccaggggagaggagaaagggcTTGAAAAGACAGCAGCAAACTGTCTCTCCTACAGTCATTCCAGCAAAATGAAGCTGTGTCAGGAGCACATCTATAAGTGCAG AGGAAAAATCAAGGCTGTTACTTTCCTCTTACCAATGGATATGTCATCATATGCTGAAAAGCAAGATGCCCTCAAAAGCCCACAAAATCAGAACACGAAACAGTTAACCACCATCGCTGAAAAGGATATGTAA